The proteins below come from a single Mangifera indica cultivar Alphonso chromosome 16, CATAS_Mindica_2.1, whole genome shotgun sequence genomic window:
- the LOC123198668 gene encoding pathogenesis-related thaumatin-like protein 3.5 yields the protein MAPLQLSVILFAINLLYSPSGILSATFTITNKCSYTVWPGILSGAGTPELSTTGFSLESSQSTSISVPTSWSGRLWGRTFCSQDSTTNKFTCLTGDCGSSTLECSGGGTTPPATLAEFTLNGAGGLDFYDVSLVDGYNLPMLVTPEGGNGGNCTATGCVVDLNNACPAELQVTDAANGEYVACKSACEAFGEPQYCCSGAYATPDTCKPSSYSLFFKAACPTAYSYAYDDGTSTFTCAGADYAITFCPNPNTSVKSANGQLPAAANVPSAGTMAASGPTTTPTSFVATVVISAAIWKLWQLM from the exons ATGGCACCCTTACAGTTGTCTGTCATTTTATTTGCCATTAATCTTCTCTATTCGCCCTCAG GAATATTATCAGCAACGTTTACAATAACAAACAAGTGCAGCTACACAGTCTGGCCAGGGATACTTTCCGGAGCTGGAACCCCGGAACTTTCTACCACAGGGTTCTCCCTAGAATCAAGCCAATCGACTTCAATCTCTGTGCCTACTTCTTGGTCAGGTCGTTTATGGGGTCGCACTTTCTGCTCCCAGGACTCCACCACTAACAAATTCACTTGCCTGACCGGTGACTGTGGCTCTAGCACTTTGGAATGTTCTGGTGGCGGCACAACCCCGCCTGCCACCCTGGCTGAATTCACCCTGAACGGTGCTGGCGGGCTGGATTTTTATGATGTTAGCCTTGTCGACGGCTATAACCTTCCCATGCTGGTGACACCCGAAGGCGGAAATGGAGGGAATTGTACTGCTACTGGCTGTGTTGTGGACTTGAACAATGCCTGTCCGGCTGAGCTTCAGGTTACTGACGCCGCGAACGGCGAGTATGTGGCCTGTAAAAGCGCTTGTGAAGCATTTGGCGAACCGCAATATTGCTGCAGTGGAGCTTATGCAACGCCGGATACTTGCAAGCCATCTTCTTACTCCTTGTTTTTCAAAGCTGCGTGTCCTACAGCTTACAGCTACGCCTATGATGATGGAACGAGCACCTTCACCTGTGCCGGTGCCGATTATGCCATCACTTTCTGTCCTAACCCGAATACAAG TGTCAAGTCCGCCAACGGCCAACTCCCTGCGGCTGCTAATGTACCATCAGCCGGAACAATGGCCGCCTCTGGACCCACAACAACTCCTACTTCCTTCGTTGCCACCGTCGTAATTTCAGCCGCAATTTGGAAGCTGTGGCAACTCATGTAA
- the LOC123198504 gene encoding cold shock domain-containing protein 3 gives MAQLTRSTGKVTWFDDIKGYGFIKPDDGGADLFVHHKSIKSDGYRTLYDNQPVEFDVQLEPDGKYQALDVTSPGGGPVHSPKKDNGYSRGGGRGGNWKGSNDNRRNNNGFASGGVVCYNCDGVGHVARECTSNKRNGSYNGGGCYNCGNPEHYARDCPRTQNNNGAGGGGCFKCGGYGHLARDCVNRGSGTGRCYTCGKSGHLARDCVEGSGGGGGSYSGGGGSCFNCGKPGHFARECTKEEI, from the exons ATGGCTCAACTTACGCGATCAACCGGCAAAGTCACCTGGTTCGATGACATCAAGGGCTATGGTTTCATCAAGCCTGATGACGGTGGTGCAGATCTCTTCGTCCATCACAAATCCATCAAATCCGACGGTTACCGTACTCTCTACGACAACCAGCCCGTCGAATTCGATGTTCAGCTCGAACCGGACGGCAAATACCAAGCCCTTGATGTCACTTCTCCCGGCGGCGGACCAGTTCACTCTCCTAAGAAAGACAACGGTTACAGCCGTGGCGGTGGACGTGGCGGAAACTGGAAAGGTTCCAACGATAACAGGAGAAACAATAATGGGTTCGCGTCTGGTGGAGTGGTTTGTTATAACTGCGATGGAGTGGGACACGTGGCAAGGGAGTGTACTAGTAACAAAAGAAACGGAAGCTATAATGGCGGTGGTTGCTATAACTGTGGGAATCCCGAGCATTATGCCAGAGATTGTCCACGTACACAGAATAACAACGGTGCAGGTGGAGGTGGGTGTTTCAAGTGTGGTGGTTATGGGCACTTAGCGAGGGATTGTGTAAACAGGGGAAGCGGCACTGGCCGTTGCTATACATGTGGAAAGTCAGGCCACTTGGCGAGGGACTGTGTTGAGGGAAGTGGCGGCGGCGGTGGGAGTTATAGCGGTGGCGGTGGTTCGTGCTTTAACTGCGGGAAGCCAGGGCACTTCGCAAGGGAATGCACAAAG GAGGAAATCTGA
- the LOC123198656 gene encoding (+)-neomenthol dehydrogenase-like: MEEQAKSRYAVVTGANKGIGFEICRQLALNGVFVVLTARDEKRGVEAVEKLKESGFDNVIFHQLDVADAASIHSLAEFIRNQFGKLDILVNNAGIAGVMVKEVVQSKWNGNVTQSYELAEECLTTNYHGTKRMCKALVPLLQLSNSPRIVNVSSSMGKLKRVKNEWAKQVLSHTENLKEEKVDEVLNEYLKSYKEGSLEAKGWPVSMSAYIVSKAAINAYTRILARKHPTLCVNCVCPGYVKTDINYNTGILTVEEGAESCVRLALIPDGSPSGLFLSRNHGTSFE, from the exons ATGGAAGAACAAGCAAAAAGCAG GTATGCAGTTGTTACAGGAGCGAATAAAGGAATTGGGTTTGAAATATGCAGGCAATTAGCTTTAAATGGGGTCTTCGTTGTACTGACGGCCAGGGATGAGAAAAGGGGCGTTGAAGCTGTTGAGAAGCTGAAAGAATCTGGGTTTGATAATGTGATCTTTCATCAGCTTGATGTGGCCGACGCTGCTAGTATTCACTCTCTCGCAGAGTTCATCAGAAATCAGTTTGGCAAGCTTGATATTTTG GTGAACAATGCAGGGATTGCTGGAGTCATGGTGAAG GAAGTAGTTCAAAGCAAATGGAATGGAAATGTGACTCAAAGTTATGAGTTAGCTGAAGAGTGCCTTACAACAAATTACCATGGCACAAAAAGAATGTGCAAAGCACTTGTTCCCCTCCTTCAGTTATCTAATTCACCAAGAATTGTTAATGTTTCGTCCTCCATGGGAAAATTGAAG AGAGTAAAAAATGAATGGGCTAAACAAGTTTTAAGTCATACTGAAAACCTCAAAGAAGAGAAAGTAGATGAGGTGTTGAATGAGTATCTGAAGAGTTACAAAGAGGGTTCACTTGAAGCCAAAGGCTGGCCTGTTTCAATGTCTGCTTATATTGTATCAAAAGCTGCTATAAATGCCTATACAAGGATCCTGGCAAGGAAGCACCCAACTCTATGCGTCAATTGTGTTTGCCCTGGCTATGTTAAAACAGATATAAACTACAACACAGGCATATTAACTGTAGAAGAAGGTGCTGAAAGTTGTGTGAGGTTGGCTCTGATACCCGATGGCAGTCCTTCTGGTCTGTTCCTTTCAAGGAACCATGGGACTTCCTTTGAGTGA
- the LOC123199465 gene encoding oligopeptide transporter 7-like translates to MGMATAAAATSSSNEVKAPLIQKTKPEASSTLGTPEEDDPYDGENSTIEQVALTVPTTDDPSLPTFTFRTLVLGSLSCVLLSFLNQFFWYRREPLSVTSISAQIAVLPLGYFMAKTVTRRVFFKGRKWEFTLNPGPFNVKEHVLITILANAGAGNVYAIHIVSVVKVFYKKQLTFIVSLLVVLTTQVLGFGWAGVFRRYLVEPAAMWWPQNLVQVSLFRALHEKEERTKGGLTRNQFFLVAFVCSFAYYVFPGYLFPMLTSLSWVCWVFPSSVFAQQLGSGLHGLGVGAIGFDWSSISAYLGSPLASPWFATANIAAGFALTMYVIAPIAYWLNIFKAKTFPIFSDNLFTSTGQSYNISAIVDQNFHIDIEAYDREGPLYISTFFAMSYGVGFACLTATIVHVFLFHGRDIWQLSKSAFQTKTMDVHTKLMRRYKQVPEWWFMCILFINIAMTLFICQYYQNELQLPWWGIFLACNVALFFTLPVGVITATTNQTPALNVITEYIIGYIYPGYPVANVCFKVYGHISMKQGIIFLKDFKLGHYMKIPPRAMFMAQVIGTIISAFVHLGSAWWLLNTIPDICDRELLPAGSPWTCPSDHVFFDASIIWGLIGPRKIFGDLGHYSAINWFFLAGAIAPILVWFAHKAFPDKPWIRLINMPVLLGAVVNMPPATAVNYTSWILIGFVSGFIAYRYHRDWWIRHNYVLSAALDAGLAFMGVLLYLCLGMEHISLDWWKSHSDGCPLASCPTEPGVVVKGCPLF, encoded by the exons ATGGGCATGGCCACTGCTGCAGCTGCTACAAGCAGCAGCAACGAAGTCAAAGCTCCTCTTA TTCAGAAGACAAAACCCGAAGCCTCCTCGACTTTAGGAACACCAGAGGAAGATGATCCGTACGACGGCGAGAATTCAACGATTGAGCAAGTTGCTCTCACAGTCCCCACCACAGATGATCCTTCCCTCCCGACCTTCACGTTTCGCACGTTGGTTTTAGGATCTTTATCATGCGTCCTCCTCTCGTTTTTAAACCAGTTCTTCTGGTACCGCAGAGAGCCTCTCTCTGTTACTTCGATTTCGGCCCAGATCGCAGTGCTGCCTTTGGGTTACTTCATGGCCAAAACTGTCACCAGAAGAGTCTTCTTCAAGGGACGAAAGTGGGAATTCACGCTAAATCCTGGTCCGTTCAATGTTAAAGAGCATGTGTTGATCACCATCCTTGCTAATGCTGGAGCTGGCAATGTTTATGCGATTCACATCGTTAGTGTTGTCAAGGTCTTTTACAAGAAGCAGTTGACTTTCATTGTATCGTTGCTCGTCGTTTTAACAACCCAGGTGTTGGGATTTGGGTGGGCTGGTGTGTTCCGTCGATACTTGGTGGAGCCTGCAGCCATGTGGTGGCCTCAGAATTTAGTACAAGTCTCGCTGTTCAG GGCATTACATGAGAAAGAGGAGAGAACTAAGGGCGGACTAACAAGGAACCAATTTTTCCTTGTCGCCTTTGTTTGCAGCTTTGCTTACTATGTATTTCCAGGCTATCTCTTCCCAATGTTGACTTCTTTGTCCTGGGTTTGCTGGGTATTCCCTTCTTCTGTGTTTGCACAACAACTAGGTTCGGGGTTGCATGGTTTAGGTGTTGGTGCAATCGGTTTTGATTGGTCAAGCATATCTGCCTACCTTGGGAGCCCACTTGCAAGCCCCTGGTTTGCCACTGCCAATATTGCAGCAGGTTTTGCCTTGACCATGTATGTCATTGCTCCCATTGCCTATTGGCTTAATATCTTTAAGGCCAAGACATTTCCCATATTCTCAGACAACTTATTCACCTCAACGGGCCAAAGCTATAACATTTCAGCTATTGTAGACCAAAATTTTCACATTGACATAGAAGCTTATGATCGTGAGGGTCCTCTCTATATAAGCACTTTCTTCGCTATGTCCTATGGTGTTGGTTTTGCCTGTCTTACTGCTACCATTGTTCATGTTTTCCTGTTTCATGGGAG AGATATTTGGCAATTAAGTAAGTCTGCCTTTCAAACTAAGACAATGGATGTGCACACAAAGCTAATGAGAAGATACAAACAAGTACCTGAATGGTGGTTCATGTGCATCCTTTTCATAAACATTGCAATGACTTTGTTTATATGCCAATACTACCAAAATGAACTCCAATTGCCGTGGTGGGGCATCTTCCTAGCCTGCAATGTTGCCCTATTTTTCACTCTACCTGTTGGAGTCATTACTGCTACAACAAATCAG ACACCAGCCTTGAATGTGATCACAGAGTATATTATAGGCTATATATACCCAGGATATCCTGTTGCCAATGTATGCTTCAAAGTATATGGACATATAAGCATGAAACAAGGGATCATCTTTTTGAAAGATTTCAAGCTTGGGCATTACATGAAGATTCCTCCCAGGGCTATGTTCATGGCACAG GTAATTGGTACTATAATCTCAGCATTTGTACATTTAGGGAGTGCATGGTGGCTCTTGAATACTATCCCAGATATATGTGATAGGGAATTGCTTCCAGCAGGCAGTCCATGGACTTGCCCAAGTGACCACGTATTTTTTGATGCATCCATCATATGGGGCCTTATAGGCCCTCGAAAGATTTTTGGAGATCTTGGCCATTACTCGGCCATTAACTGGTTTTTCTTAGCTGGGGCAATAGCTCCCATCCTAGTCTGGTTTGCTCACAAGGCATTCCCAGACAAGCCCTGGATTAGGCTTATCAATATGCCTGTGCTCTTAGGTGCTGTAGTGAACATGCCACCTGCTACTGCAGTCAACTACACCAGTTGGATTCTTATCGGATTTGTCTCTGGCTTTATTGCTTACCGGTATCATCGCGATTGGTGGATTCGACACAATTATGTTTTGTCTGCGGCACTTGATGCTGGATTAGCATTTATGGGGGTGTTGTTGTATTTGTGCTTGGGAATGGAGCATATTAGTCTTGACTGGTGGAAAAGTCACTCAGATGGATGTCCATTGGCTTCCTGCCCAACTGAACCAGGTGTTGTAGTAAAAGGCTGCCCATTGTTTTAA